From one Streptococcus oralis genomic stretch:
- a CDS encoding YihY/virulence factor BrkB family protein — translation MKKWWKELMDRPLLKAFLHYYQASDSELTSVAVAYYWLISIFPLLMIMVNILPYFQIPVSNFLLTIKEFLPDTVYDVVAKIVREVLTQPSTGLLSFAVLSALWTFSKSMDFLQKAFNKAYGVTKSRGIISHQLMSLLVSFGLQILFAFALFLSMFGRMLLNLLKTYWQSDSPLFSYLQDFTGPLVYALIFAILVMIYYFLPKVKAPRIRYVLPGSVFVLLTLIFLLNIFSVYVNSYVNHLVDVRFFSSIIVVVMMFWFILIAKILIIGAVINASVQSLKDPKFGIE, via the coding sequence ATGAAAAAGTGGTGGAAAGAGCTGATGGACAGGCCCTTATTGAAAGCTTTTTTGCATTATTATCAAGCATCTGATAGCGAGTTGACCAGTGTTGCGGTTGCCTACTATTGGTTGATTTCAATCTTTCCTTTGCTAATGATAATGGTCAATATTTTGCCTTATTTTCAGATTCCGGTCTCAAATTTCTTACTGACGATCAAGGAATTTTTGCCTGATACGGTGTATGATGTGGTCGCCAAGATTGTCCGAGAAGTTCTGACTCAACCATCGACTGGTTTGCTGAGTTTTGCTGTTTTATCTGCCCTCTGGACTTTTTCGAAATCAATGGATTTCCTCCAAAAAGCCTTTAACAAAGCCTATGGAGTGACCAAGAGTCGAGGCATTATCTCCCATCAGTTGATGAGTCTACTTGTTAGTTTTGGCTTGCAGATCCTTTTTGCCTTTGCCTTGTTTTTGAGTATGTTTGGTCGTATGTTGCTTAACCTCCTCAAAACTTACTGGCAATCAGACAGTCCGCTATTTTCTTACCTGCAAGACTTTACAGGCCCTCTGGTCTATGCCTTGATCTTTGCCATTCTAGTCATGATTTATTACTTCCTTCCAAAAGTAAAAGCACCACGAATCCGCTATGTTTTACCAGGAAGTGTCTTTGTCTTGCTAACTCTTATCTTTTTATTGAATATCTTTTCTGTCTACGTCAATAGTTATGTTAATCATCTGGTTGATGTCCGATTTTTCAGTTCCATTATCGTGGTAGTCATGATGTTCTGGTTTATTCTCATTGCAAAGATTTTGATTATCGGAGCAGTTATCAATGCCAGTGTTCAGAGTTTGAAAGATCCAAAGTTTGGTATAGAATAA
- a CDS encoding tRNA (mnm(5)s(2)U34)-methyltransferase, whose amino-acid sequence MKRPLEMAHDFLAEVVTKEDIVVDATMGNGHDTLFLAKLAKQVYAFDIQEQALEKTQERLDQAGMKNAQLILKGHETLDQFVTEAKAGIFNLGYLPSADKSVITQPQTTIEALEKLCHLLVKGGRIAIMIYYGHEGGDTERDAVLDFVSQLNQQEYTAAIYRTLNQVNNPPFLVMIEKLERYRHG is encoded by the coding sequence ATGAAAAGACCACTTGAGATGGCGCATGATTTTTTAGCTGAAGTCGTGACAAAAGAGGATATTGTTGTGGATGCGACCATGGGTAATGGCCATGATACCCTTTTTCTAGCCAAGCTAGCCAAGCAAGTCTATGCCTTTGATATTCAGGAGCAGGCTTTGGAGAAGACGCAAGAGCGTTTGGATCAGGCTGGAATGAAAAATGCCCAGTTAATCTTGAAAGGTCATGAGACACTAGACCAGTTTGTGACAGAAGCTAAGGCAGGGATTTTTAATCTTGGTTATTTACCTTCTGCTGACAAATCCGTCATCACCCAACCTCAGACTACTATCGAAGCCTTAGAAAAGCTGTGTCACTTGCTTGTCAAAGGGGGACGGATTGCAATCATGATTTACTATGGTCATGAAGGAGGAGACACCGAGAGGGATGCTGTATTGGATTTTGTTAGCCAGTTGAACCAACAAGAGTATACAGCTGCCATTTATCGGACTCTCAACCAAGTTAATAATCCACCGTTTTTAGTTATGATTGAAAAATTAGAAAGGTATAGACATGGATAA
- a CDS encoding glucosamine-6-phosphate deaminase: MKVIKVENQVEGGKVAFEILKEKLANGAQTLGLATGSSPLEFYKEIVESDLDFSNLTSVNLDEYVGLDGDNPQSYRYFMQENLFNQKPFKESFLPRGVKDNAEEEVERYNQILADHPVDLQILGIGRNGHIGFNEPGTPFDSQTHLVELDQSTIEANARFFDKIEDVPTQAISMGIKNILDAKSIILFAYGESKAEAIAGTVSGPVTESLPASSLQNHPDVTIIADAEALSLLEK; the protein is encoded by the coding sequence ATGAAAGTTATTAAAGTTGAAAACCAAGTCGAAGGTGGAAAAGTTGCTTTTGAGATTTTGAAGGAAAAATTAGCCAATGGCGCTCAAACATTGGGACTTGCGACAGGAAGTAGTCCACTTGAGTTTTACAAAGAAATCGTTGAGAGTGACCTTGATTTTTCAAATCTAACCAGTGTGAACCTTGATGAGTATGTAGGGCTTGATGGGGACAATCCACAATCTTACCGTTACTTCATGCAAGAAAACCTGTTTAACCAAAAACCATTTAAGGAAAGCTTCTTGCCACGTGGTGTTAAGGATAATGCTGAAGAAGAAGTTGAACGCTACAACCAAATTTTGGCTGACCATCCTGTTGATTTGCAAATCTTGGGAATCGGTCGCAATGGACATATCGGATTTAATGAACCTGGTACTCCATTTGACAGTCAAACACACCTTGTAGAGCTGGACCAGTCTACTATCGAAGCCAATGCTCGCTTCTTTGACAAGATTGAAGACGTTCCAACCCAAGCTATCTCAATGGGGATTAAAAACATCTTGGATGCCAAGTCAATTATTCTCTTTGCTTACGGTGAATCAAAAGCAGAAGCTATTGCCGGAACAGTGTCTGGACCAGTGACTGAGAGTCTACCAGCAAGTAGTCTGCAAAATCACCCTGATGTGACGATTATTGCGGATGCTGAAGCGCTCAGCTTGCTTGAAAAATAA
- a CDS encoding DUF3397 domain-containing protein has translation MGMILMKIASILLLILTLVVCFIVTKLFGLRKIGFNFADLAFPLLVFEYYLITAKAFTHNFLPRLGVALSLLAILLVVFFLVKKRSFYYPKFIKFFWRAGFLLTLIIYIAMIVELMMLP, from the coding sequence ATGGGTATGATTTTAATGAAAATAGCATCTATTTTATTATTGATATTAACCTTGGTGGTTTGCTTTATTGTCACCAAGCTTTTCGGACTTAGGAAAATAGGATTTAATTTCGCGGATCTAGCTTTTCCACTTTTGGTATTTGAGTACTATCTGATCACTGCTAAAGCCTTTACCCACAACTTTCTACCGCGACTCGGTGTTGCTCTTTCTCTCCTAGCAATCCTCCTTGTAGTCTTTTTCCTTGTCAAAAAACGAAGTTTTTATTACCCTAAATTCATCAAATTCTTCTGGAGAGCTGGTTTTCTCCTTACCTTAATCATCTACATAGCTATGATTGTCGAATTGATGATGCTCCCATAA
- the queA gene encoding tRNA preQ1(34) S-adenosylmethionine ribosyltransferase-isomerase QueA, with translation MNTADFDFHLPEELIAQTPLEKRDASKLLIVNRETREMQDKHFHSIIDMLEPGDALVMNDTRVLPARLYGQKEETGGHVELLLLKNTSGDEWEVLAKPAKRLKVGTRVNFGDGRLSAVVTEELTHGGRFVRFEYQGIFLEVLESLGEMPLPPYIHEKLDDRERYQTVYAKESGSAAAPTAGLHFTKELLAEIQAKGVHLVYLTLHVGLGTFRPVSVDNLDEHEMHSEFYQLSEEAAATLRSVKEKGGRVIAVGTTSIRTLETIGSKFNGQIQADSGWTNIFIKPGYDWKVVDAFSTNFHLPKSTLVMLVSAFAGRDLVLDAYHHAIQKHYRFFSFGDAMFIY, from the coding sequence ATGAATACAGCTGATTTTGATTTCCACTTGCCTGAGGAATTGATTGCCCAAACACCCCTTGAAAAGCGAGATGCCTCCAAACTCCTCATCGTCAATCGTGAGACGAGAGAAATGCAGGATAAACACTTCCACTCTATTATCGACATGCTGGAACCAGGTGATGCCCTTGTCATGAACGATACTCGCGTTCTCCCTGCCCGCCTCTATGGTCAAAAGGAAGAAACTGGAGGCCATGTGGAGCTTCTCCTACTCAAAAATACCAGTGGAGATGAGTGGGAGGTTCTCGCCAAACCTGCCAAACGCCTCAAGGTCGGGACTCGTGTCAACTTTGGTGATGGTCGCCTCAGCGCTGTCGTTACGGAAGAATTGACCCACGGGGGCCGCTTTGTCCGCTTTGAATACCAAGGAATTTTCCTAGAAGTTTTGGAAAGTCTGGGTGAAATGCCACTACCGCCCTACATCCACGAAAAACTAGATGACCGTGAACGTTATCAAACGGTCTACGCCAAAGAAAGTGGCTCTGCTGCTGCACCAACTGCTGGACTGCACTTTACCAAAGAACTGCTAGCAGAAATCCAAGCCAAAGGTGTTCATCTAGTCTATCTCACTCTCCATGTCGGACTCGGAACCTTTAGACCCGTTTCTGTAGACAATCTAGACGAACATGAAATGCACTCCGAATTCTACCAGCTTTCTGAGGAAGCAGCTGCCACCCTTCGCTCTGTCAAGGAAAAGGGAGGTCGCGTCATCGCTGTCGGAACCACTTCGATCCGCACACTGGAAACCATCGGTTCCAAGTTTAATGGGCAAATCCAAGCAGATTCTGGCTGGACCAATATCTTTATCAAACCAGGCTACGACTGGAAGGTTGTGGATGCTTTTTCAACCAACTTCCACCTTCCCAAGTCAACTCTTGTTATGCTAGTTTCTGCCTTTGCTGGTCGTGACTTAGTCCTAGATGCCTATCACCATGCCATCCAAAAACACTACCGCTTCTTCAGTTTTGGAGATGCCATGTTTATCTATTAA
- a CDS encoding TIGR01212 family radical SAM protein (This family includes YhcC from E. coli K-12, an uncharacterized radical SAM protein.) has product MKVMKSYNTLNDYYRKLFGEKTFKVPIDAGFDCPNRDGTVAHGGCTFCTVSGSGDAIVAPDAPIREQFYKEIDFMHRKWPEVKKYLVYFQNFTNTHEKVEVIRERYEQAINEPGVVGINIGTRPDCLPDETIEYLAELSERMHVTVELGLQTTFEATSDLINRAHSYELYVETVKRLRKYPKIEIVSHLINGLPGETHEMMVENVRRCVTDNDIQGIKLHLLHLMTNTRMQRDYHEGRLQLMSQDEYVKVICDQLEIIPKHIVIHRITGDAPRDMLIGPMWSLNKWEVLNAIETEMRRRGSVQGCKAVKQEFKNEKTT; this is encoded by the coding sequence ATGAAAGTTATGAAATCTTATAATACCTTGAATGATTATTATCGAAAACTTTTCGGAGAAAAGACTTTCAAAGTTCCTATTGATGCGGGATTTGACTGTCCAAATCGGGATGGAACTGTAGCCCATGGTGGTTGTACTTTTTGTACGGTTTCAGGTTCTGGAGATGCCATCGTGGCACCGGATGCCCCTATCCGTGAGCAATTTTATAAGGAAATTGACTTTATGCACCGCAAGTGGCCAGAAGTTAAAAAGTATCTGGTTTATTTTCAAAACTTTACCAACACCCATGAAAAGGTGGAAGTGATTCGGGAACGATATGAGCAGGCTATCAACGAGCCAGGTGTAGTAGGTATCAATATCGGAACACGGCCAGACTGTCTGCCAGACGAAACCATCGAATATTTGGCTGAGTTATCGGAACGTATGCACGTGACAGTTGAATTGGGCTTACAGACTACCTTTGAAGCAACCTCTGACCTGATTAACCGTGCCCATTCTTATGAATTGTATGTGGAAACAGTAAAACGCTTGAGAAAGTATCCCAAGATTGAGATTGTTTCCCATTTGATCAATGGTTTGCCCGGTGAAACCCATGAGATGATGGTTGAAAATGTCCGTCGCTGTGTTACGGACAATGATATTCAAGGAATTAAACTGCACTTGCTTCACCTCATGACCAATACACGGATGCAGCGAGATTACCACGAAGGACGTTTGCAACTGATGAGTCAGGACGAGTATGTCAAGGTCATTTGTGACCAGTTGGAAATCATTCCCAAGCATATCGTCATCCATCGAATTACAGGAGATGCACCGAGAGATATGTTGATTGGTCCTATGTGGAGCCTCAATAAATGGGAAGTGCTAAATGCTATTGAAACTGAGATGCGCCGTCGTGGAAGTGTGCAAGGATGCAAGGCTGTAAAACAGGAGTTTAAAAATGAAAAGACCACTTGA
- a CDS encoding cation:proton antiporter, whose product MELLIYLILFLFVLIISTTTNKILPFLPLPLVQILLGIGIGLFVPDADFHLNTELFLAMVIGPLLFREAEEADITSILKHWRIVVFLIFPVIFISTLSLGGMAHFLWMTLPLAACLAVGAALGPTDLVAFASLSERFRFPKRVSNILKGEGLLNDASGLVAFQMALAAWTTGTFSFSQAGTSLALSILGGFVVGFVTAMVNRFLHSFLLSVRAIDIASELLLELSLPLMTFFIAEEFHVSGIIAVVVAGILKASRFKKITLLEAQVDTVTETVWHTVTFMLNGSVFVLLGMELELIAEPILSNSLYNPLLLLLSVVVLTFLLFAIRFVMIAGFYFVRTRRLKKKIHKYTKDMLLLTFSGVKGTVSIATILLIPSHLEQEYPLLLFLVAGVTLLSFLTGLLVLPHLSEEQEESKDHLMHIAILNDVAAELEKELDHHKNKLPLYAAIDNYHGRIENLILSLENKRVQEDWESLKLLILSIESDGLEQAYEENRISERGYRVYQRYLKNMEQSINRNFASRVTYYFLVSLRILRFLLHEMFTFGKTFRSWMNEESRKLLAVDYDQISELYLENTELIIESLENLKGVYKSSLISFMQESRLRETAIIGSGAFVERVINRIKPNNIEEMLRGYYLERKAIFEYEEAKLITAKYAKKLRQNVNNLENYSLKEAANTLPYDMLDLIRRT is encoded by the coding sequence GTGGAATTACTCATTTACTTGATTCTATTTTTATTTGTCTTAATCATTTCAACTACGACCAATAAAATTCTCCCTTTTTTGCCCCTTCCTCTTGTACAAATTCTTTTGGGGATTGGGATTGGTTTATTTGTTCCCGATGCGGACTTTCATCTCAATACAGAGCTGTTTCTGGCCATGGTTATTGGTCCCTTACTCTTCCGGGAGGCAGAAGAAGCAGATATTACGTCCATTTTGAAGCACTGGCGGATTGTTGTCTTTCTGATCTTTCCTGTGATTTTTATCTCGACCTTAAGCTTGGGGGGCATGGCTCACTTTCTTTGGATGACTCTTCCTTTGGCTGCCTGTTTAGCAGTTGGAGCGGCACTTGGGCCAACAGATTTGGTTGCCTTTGCATCTCTTTCTGAACGTTTTCGTTTTCCCAAACGGGTTTCCAATATCCTAAAAGGGGAAGGGCTCTTAAATGACGCTTCGGGTTTGGTTGCCTTTCAGATGGCTCTTGCTGCTTGGACAACAGGAACGTTTTCTTTCAGCCAAGCTGGAACTTCCCTAGCACTTTCTATACTTGGTGGTTTTGTAGTCGGTTTTGTGACGGCTATGGTCAATCGTTTTTTGCATAGCTTTTTACTGAGTGTACGAGCGATAGATATAGCCAGTGAACTATTGCTAGAGCTAAGTTTGCCGCTCATGACCTTTTTCATCGCAGAAGAGTTTCATGTTTCAGGGATCATCGCAGTAGTGGTTGCAGGTATTTTGAAGGCCAGTCGCTTTAAGAAAATTACGCTCCTTGAGGCTCAGGTAGACACCGTGACGGAGACCGTTTGGCACACCGTGACCTTTATGCTAAATGGATCAGTCTTTGTTCTCTTGGGAATGGAATTAGAGTTGATAGCAGAGCCGATCTTGTCTAATTCTCTCTACAATCCCCTTCTTTTACTGCTTTCAGTTGTCGTTCTGACCTTCTTACTCTTTGCGATCCGCTTTGTCATGATTGCTGGTTTTTACTTTGTGAGGACACGTCGACTTAAGAAAAAAATTCATAAGTACACGAAAGATATGCTTCTTTTGACCTTCTCTGGTGTCAAAGGGACAGTATCTATCGCGACTATTCTCCTCATACCAAGTCATTTGGAGCAGGAGTATCCTCTGTTGCTCTTTCTCGTAGCAGGCGTTACACTATTAAGCTTTCTAACAGGTTTACTGGTCCTCCCTCACTTATCTGAGGAACAAGAGGAAAGCAAGGATCATTTGATGCATATTGCGATTTTGAATGATGTAGCTGCAGAATTAGAAAAAGAACTGGACCATCACAAGAACAAACTTCCTCTTTATGCAGCTATTGATAATTATCATGGTCGAATTGAAAACCTCATCCTTAGTCTGGAAAATAAGAGAGTCCAGGAGGACTGGGAGTCCCTCAAACTTCTTATCTTAAGTATTGAGAGTGATGGTTTAGAGCAAGCCTACGAAGAAAATAGAATCAGTGAGCGTGGCTATCGAGTTTACCAACGTTACCTAAAAAACATGGAGCAGAGTATCAATCGGAACTTCGCTTCTAGAGTGACTTATTATTTCCTAGTTTCCTTACGGATACTGCGCTTTCTACTCCATGAAATGTTTACCTTTGGCAAAACTTTTCGTAGTTGGATGAATGAAGAATCTCGTAAACTATTAGCAGTTGACTATGATCAGATTTCAGAGTTGTATTTGGAAAATACAGAGCTGATTATCGAGAGTTTGGAAAACCTAAAAGGGGTTTACAAGAGTTCTCTGATTAGCTTTATGCAAGAGTCTCGTCTACGCGAGACGGCCATTATCGGAAGCGGTGCTTTTGTTGAGCGGGTTATCAATCGCATCAAGCCAAACAATATCGAAGAAATGCTGCGAGGCTACTATCTCGAACGTAAGGCAATCTTTGAATACGAAGAAGCTAAACTGATAACAGCCAAGTATGCCAAAAAACTACGACAAAATGTGAATAATTTAGAAAATTATTCTCTGAAAGAGGCTGCGAATACCTTACCTTATGATATGCTAGATTTAATAAGAAGAACTTAG